Proteins encoded by one window of Haliotis asinina isolate JCU_RB_2024 chromosome 6, JCU_Hal_asi_v2, whole genome shotgun sequence:
- the LOC137286533 gene encoding uncharacterized protein, whose product MKGPGLRICLSVCLCLAVCLPIVCAGDTPPVDTPLSRQKRFDFDFDKILQGLKKAGTFVKTATNLLGQGNSTFGKFINRLPFLDLPDAKIILGRFEDMMTKEDMTPVQKDLAHRLMDAMNHSIVIKEQFQENSGQKQFDLLGVLAGLRTAGTVAKTVTNVLGFGNSAFGRFINQVPFLDVPDAKNVLEHVNDTMKTEEMGQVKMNRARQLMESLKESIQINEQLEGKSGQKQSDLLGVLAGLRTAGTVAKTVTNVLGFGNSAFGRFINQVPFLDAPDAKNVLEHVEDMMKTEDMPQVKMDRAHQLMEALEYSIQIKEQLEEKSSSSTLLLSSPLMMLSVMCALGCTM is encoded by the exons ATGAAGGGCCCAGGTTTGAGAATCTGTCTGtccgtgtgtctgtgtcttgctGTCTGTCTGCCGATTGTCTGTGCTGGTGATACCCCGCCTGTTGACACACCTCTGTCCCGTCAAAAGAGGTTTGACTTTGACTTCGACAAAATATTACAGGGTTTGAAAAAGGCCGGCACCTTTGTGAAGACAGCCACTAATCTCCTTGGCCAAGGGAATTCAACTTTTGGGAAGTTTATTAATAGGCTTCCGTTCTTGGATCTTCCCGATGCCAAAATTATTTTAGGACGATTTGAGGACATGATGACGAAGGAAGACATGACTCCGGTTCAGAAGGACCTCGCCCACCGCTTAATGGACGCTATGAATCATTCAATCGTGATAAAGGAGCAATTCCAGGAAAACAGCG GTCAGAAACAGTTCGATTTGTTGGGTGTGCTGGCGGGGCTACGGACTGCTGGAACTGTGGCCAAGACCGTGACAAACGTCCTTGGCTTCGGGAACTCAGCTTTCGGAAGGTTCATCAACCAAGTGCCTTTCTTGGACGTCCCTGATGCCAAGAACGTCCTTGAACACGTAAACGACACGATGAAGACGGAGGAAATGGGCCAAGTCAAGATGAACCGCGCCCGTCAGCTGATGGAGTCGCTGAAGGAATCCATCCAGATAAATGAGCAATTAGAGGGGAAGAGTG GTCAGAAACAGTCCGATTTGTTGGGTGTGCTGGCGGGCCTAAGAACTGCAGGAACTGTGGCCAAGACCGTCACAAACGTCCTTGGCTTCGGGAACTCAGCTTTCGGAAGGTTCATCAATCAGGTACCTTTCTTGGACGCCCCTGATGCCAAGAACGTCCTTGAACATGTGGAGGACATGATGAAGACGGAGGACATGCCCCAAGTCAAGATGGACCGCGCCCATCAGTTGATGGAGGCGCTGGAGTACTCCATCCAGATAAAGGAGCAATTAGAAGAGAAGAGCA GTTCGTCAACGCTGCTGCTGTCATCGCCCTTGATGATGTTGTCAGTCATGTGTGCACTGGGGTGCACAATGTAG